CTTACAACAACCACTTCCAGAAAGTCCAACAATGTGAATGTAGGGTGAAGACAGGTGTGCAGATTGTATACGCAGTGGACTCGTTTGCAGAGAGATCCCACCACAGCTCGTTCCCCAGCCATATTCATGTACCAGTCTCTGATATCGATGTACATTTGATCGATTGCTGACTGATTACCATGTAGAGCAGGAATCCCTGATGTTAGCAGGCACTGTTGCATATGACAGATGTTTGATGTATCCAGTCTGTGTTCCCTTGAAGTGAGAAATTCCTGTGTCCTGTACTTTGGATCCAATGCACTAGCACTGAGTACTAGCACAAGGTAGAGCGCTGCTTGGTACATGCTTGTAGCCACCATGATTAAAGAATGATGATTGATAGCTGAAACATGAAAACTTTCATGTTGAATCATATTTCAACAAAAGATATCCATCATGGTGTAATGGTTTACAAACAATTACACCTacactctacctacctacctacattCCTTAACCAAACATCTTACATCCCCATATATACAAAGAAGATTCGAACCCAAGTccttatgaataattcaaaccCGAGTCCTCTAGAATGGAAAGCAGaagtgctaaccactacaccacaGTGGATATCTATTTACTTGTTGTTTATTATGTATACTTTAACAACTATATCCAAGCTCATTGCAGCTTCTAGTGAGCTGAaagtgaacagtgactgaacagtgactgatcagtaattgaactgactgactgaccactgagtggacgaCCCCCAACCATGCTCCTGCATGATCAACTTGAGCTAGAAAGATAGGTCCCCCATTGATGCCTCTAATGCTGGTGGGCGTGGCCATTATTCTCATTTAGGATAATGATGAGGAGACATCTTAAAGTCCCCCACACAAAGTATTCATCAAAATggatcttttaaaataataaccaacaataataataaacaatatagattGTACTTACTTTGCTATTCACTAAAAACTGCACTGCACTGCCATTTTACAGTAACATCGGCTGTATGGAAAAGTCAGAATAACCATTCGATCATTGTTGCAGAGGTAAATTGAAGCATGTGGGAAAATCAAAGTCATTGAATCAAGAAAGTTCTCCAAAGATTTGAATGGTTCACAATTTTCTTTTCTATACTCAAACAGTAACTCCACAGTCCACCTGGTGATCATGGTAAAGATGCAGGAACATGAAGATTCAGAGTTATCTGCTGACTCCATTGCAAATGGGTGGTactattgatgaatgaatatctGTTTCAATGTTACTGGTATCCAACACTGGAATTAATGTATCTACATAAAATGGTTTCATTGTTCTTGAAACTGGTCAAATCCAGCAGAAATTGCTGTTTTCAATGATTGCATGCTATTCTTAACACATACTTACTTTCAAACGGTACAAGGTTCATTCTTGTTGTTCATTCAAGTGAGTTGAACCTACTTTCAAAAAATGCAAGCTTATTTCTATTTGCTGGTTCAAGTGAATTGATAGTTCAACCGATTTGATAGTACTCCTGAGTTGATCCACCAGTAAAAAAATTGATCTTCTTCTGAGCCTATGTCCCATTTCTCTTGGGGTCGTCCCTCTTAATCCTTCCGCTATTCCCAGCGCTGCTGAGTCAGCTCAGGCTCTAAATCCGTTGTCCTCATATCCTTGGAGATGGTACCCATCCAGGTTGTCGGCGGTCTACCAGGGAGTCTCCTAGGCTGTTCAATTTCCATGACGAGTCTGGTCATGTGATCCTCACCGCATATCATTACGTGCCTGTACCAGCGCAAGCGATTTTCTTTCAGCTTATCAGTTATATTAGCAACTTTAAATGTTCCTCTTACATATTCATTCCTAACTTTGTCTTTCAAGGTTACACCTCCCGACTACCGGAGCATCTTCATCTCTGTAACATGAATTTGTTGTTCATCTGTATTTCGCATAGCTCAACATTCAGATCCATACATTAAAACTGGCCTAATTGCTCTCTTATATATGTTTCCTTTGACCTCGATGGGCATTTTTACATCGCAGATGACTACCGTCAATGATCGCCATTTCAGCCATGCAGCTGTTATTCGGTCCTTGATGTCTCAGTCAACGGTAGCTGTAGATGGAAGAGTAGATACCAAGTATTTGAAGTGGTCAACTTGTTTTAAAGGGGTGCCATCAAGCTGAGGTTGTGACACGCTGATGTTAGATGTTCTGATTCCTGAGAAGTTACAGTGCATGTATTCTGTTTTAGTACGGTACGACTTACTCTCAACCCTCGACTTTCTAATGCTGAGCACCATGCTGTTAAGTCTATTTGAACCTGTTGTAAATTTTCTGCTACAAGGACTATGTCATCTGCATATAAAAGCGACCAAGGGGCTGGCTTCTGAAGGtttttcttaaaaattgatattttcagaaattttttgttcaattcaatcaacaataccatgaagaatttatctttcaaatctcatggatttatctcttgaagaatttgaaatgttctgtccaagaaatttaaactttaggtgctcatatctcaaaaagtaatgatcggaaaaatgttttccgaaagctgcgttcacaccaaagttgaATGTTAATATCTAACTatataacaaaatgttaataacttaatccttatagattctattagattgaacggaacttgacaaacacatgttcatcatcaaATGAGTATGTGTATGAAACTTAATGTCAATCTAATAGGATCAATAAGGatttaagttattaacattttgttaattaatttggtgTGAATGCAGcttaagaaaactttttcattctgatgacttgataatatacaaatagaaaaactttgaaaaatatcaccagtggaAAGTTAACTTTTAGCCTTTGCAGAGCCTGTTTTCTTATTGTGTACCGTATCTGTTCCGaacataaaaatagttcaatCAGATATTTTCTGCAGATGTTCCCCCATATTTgtcaaatcctattatattaagcgagcaatttctgtatttttatatttggttatttatatttattcatggttatttatgtccaacggatctcgaaaactgctctaacgattttcacgaaagttggaacatagtaggtttatgataaaaaaattcgattgcactaggtctcatccatgggaaaaaactcgctgaaggacattaaaaggataattattcatccttggaaaagcagctgagactttcgtcgatTGTGGATAATTAATAGTGAGTAAGCGAGTGCATctctggaaaataaaaatatctcatccccgaaattcataggttgacgtatagccagctgtaaaatattaacactataatttttactttccttgccctattaccataggtaaggatagtattgctttccaaaaaaaaaataaggtaccccaatttcaagttttctatacgtttcaaggtcccctaagtccaaaaacatgatttttgggtgttggtctgtatgtgtgtatgtctgtgaacatgataactccattcccaatttaccgattaacttgaaattttaaacttaaggtccttataccatgaggacccgacaataagaaattcaataaaattcaattcaagatggcggataaatactgaaaaaccatgtttttcacggttttctcgaaaacggcttcaacgattttcttcaaatttataccatgaatagcttaTGGTATattcataagctctatcaactgacatgaatcatttctgggaaaattgaaggagctccgtaatattcttgagaaaaatggtggataattactaaaaaaccatgtttttcacgattttctcaaaaatgacttgactgatttatttcaaattcatactctgtatagttatttatcagctctatcaactggcatgagtctccttcctgggaaactaatggggggtccaccccatccttgagaaatggacttcgtaacctccttctcgtgcatgaggtagatgggcagagcagtctataaaatgaacacatagtcaagatatttcatctgtataacagctgttttgacgacttttgaaaaaatcaccggatttcacaatttacacaaaggaaacagtactctgaaaacaatttatatatacacatatacagtagtctgatcgtagtttcaaatatgttgacgccaatcgtcattatgttattcctctgaattattctcgttcaagaatgaggctcacagttcaatgagcaaggaaagttgtgtgagtgtaccacaccagatttttatatttggttattcttatatctggctattattaagaattgtgttttgtttatcgataaataaaaataacgagcgaagctcggtgccccgatattatttatttaaatgtcaataaattGTAACTTAAACAGCTGATAACCTTTAAGTCggcttataaaaaatatatctgCAACCGGAAACATAAAACagtttatgaaacaaaaataattttaaaatgtgcAATTTACACTTGGGATTCCTAGTACATAATTatttagagtttactgagactgTGGTGCGAATAGCGCGATCacatcacagcggagacacaatagttAGGCGATCACTCAAGGAAGGGGTGGAACCtgggagcattgttgtcaggtgtacctggaaatctatatgagatagagcgctctacctgatttcagattgtagagcacaaaaatacgcccagagggatttcgaattatacatgtaaatggtaacaatcggaagatattgttgatcaaaaactaaaattcatcaaaattgattttttcttcaaatttcactcatttttgaaaaatcataactcagtactcaatggatatagagagttccgaatgatctcattttattcagaatttcatagtCTAGAAAAAaagcaagagcaaatttttctgtccgattacgagatttggcatcaatagctgaaaactggaaaatgagccgaaaatacaaggtttttgggccactctgtatctagcacaaggaaattttgcatgaagaaattggttctggacttctctcatgtacccaaataatatattaaaaaatcagaactacaatataattgcatgcaccaatgtatatagtgactggactaatcaaTTAACagaaatttggagggaacgtttggaaaacaatattggactggttttcgagatatctagGTACAGtacttttaaaagtgtaaaaaaCAGTTTTTCCTTCAACTTTTTGAACTTATCTCTTCTAGTTTTCTAGGTAAAAATAAGCTCTCGAAAGTGTCACATTTTCAAGGAAAACTcttccggctccgattttttatctttttggccttataacttttcaacgatCGATTGAAAATATCCGTGCTAATCATGAACTCATAGACcatcatattctcttcaatctcatgtattattccactattttacgcatctccTACGATTGTCTGCAGCCCTtatatagtgttgagtgtaaaatccTTGGTTTGACAACAATAGACCAATACAAAGagatttggagggaatgtttttaacacaatttttgacttcacagctttgttgggaccagttagggggtggaaatatcaaaagtcccatCCCTACCCCTAGTGCTATAGGGATGAGAATGGTTTAATAGtttcattttttaatgttttgcttacacgcttaTATCTTAAGTTGATAAactatacaaaaatgaaatttttatccaTGGGAGTGTCCATTGGCTTACAATCCTGCATGTTGAACTTTTCCAATACATGTTTGAGATACTCCTTCTGACTAATAACAGTTACCCCCTTCTCAATATCTTGTTTGACATTAATTCCCAAGAAATTAGAAACTAAGCCCAGTCTTTCATcttgaaattttcttgtaatactgatttcaatcttgaaacatcattctcatcTGAACCAAAAATAAGTATGTCATCtacatacaataatagaaataccTTTTTACCCTCCACAATTTTAGAATACAAGCAATAATCATTTTTAGACCTagtaaaattgttcattttcattacaGAATCAAATTTAGAATTCCAATCTTTTGGAGATTTCTTCAGACCATAAATTGACTTCTTAAGTTTACAAACCTTATTCCTAAATCCTTCTACTCCCTCTGGTAATGACATATAAACGTCTTCTTTGATATCACCATTAAGGAAAGCATTTTTCACATCCATCTGATATACAGGAAACCCTAATTTATTTGCAACACTCATGAAAATCCGAAAAGTTGGCAATTTGGCCACAGGGGCATAAATGTCATTTAAATCTATGCTATCCTTTTGTTGAAACCCCCTAGCAACTAATCTAGCCTTGTACTGAATGTTACCCTtctcatcatttttattttaaatacccatttgctatcaataatttctttgttttctGGCACAGTATCTACCTCTGTCCAAGTATTATTCTCTTTCAAAGCATTTAGTTCAGTTTTTACTGCCTCCAACCACTTTACAGAATTGTTTGATTTCATAGCTTCAGAAAATGTAAGAGGCTCATCTACTTGTAGACTAAGATAACTGGTTTCATAGTCTTTCAACCACACTGGTTTTTTAAtcactcttttctctctccctcttatttcattattttcatccatcatttcttctccactttcttcatTTACTTCTACTTCATTGATTCCATCTTCAATATCATTTGTTTCAATCTCAATACCCTCAGCTTCACTTGTATCAGTTTCTtctacttcattattttcaatttcttcaacttcattTATTCCAGTTTCTTGTACTCCACATGcagtaataatgttcaaataatcgtaATACTTTATTACTTCACCGATATAACCTTCAACAGGTTATGGGCCCAGGCTGGATCTTTCGTGTGCAAGTAAAAAACTTTTTTAACCTAAATACTCTCGTGCAAGACAATGGAAGTTCGGAGATTCAACTCTAAAATAGTAATACCGGTGAAGTGATTGAACTCTAGTAAAAACattaaaagtaaaagtaaaatacCCAAAAGTAAAATCAGGTAAGGCAATCgagttcaaagtaaaaatggctGGTTCCAGTGATTCGGACTTGGGTATGGTTGGAAAGCTATCCAACGATGAAGACTTTCAAAtgtggaaatttaaaattaaaattttgttcgaCTCTCAAGGATTTAGTGATATTGTTAATGGAAAAGAATTAAAACCAAACGACCCTAGTAAAGAAAAAGaactttctattttcaatttgaaggaCGCTAAagccaagaaaataataataactacaatTGACTCAAAACCTTTGAATCACATTTTGAACTGTGAAACTTCATGtgaaatgtttaaaaaactgtGTCAAATCTATGAACGTGatgaaaaacaacagaaattttctctaatgcaggactttttcaattttacactaGAGGCTAATGAAGACATTGCTAGTTTCATCAGCCGTCTGGAAAATTTGACCCATAAATTGAAATCTGTTGGACACGAAATCGATGACGAGAtggttattggcaaaatattcagCTCCCTGCCCAGGAAATACACCCACTTTCAAACTTCGTGGGAAGCAACCGCAATTTGTGACAGAAATCTCACAAACCTAACCTCCCGGTTGGTGAATGAAGAACGCAGACTATCTACTGATAAAGGTGATTCTGTGCAACCAGTGGTATTCAAAACATCGGAAATCCAGTGCTACAGATGCAAAAATTATGGACATATTTCCCGtgaatgcagaaataaaatgaaacagaaaAGTGGTCTATTCTGTAGTATTTGCAAGAAGAATAATCATGAAGACAAAGACTGTTACTTTCGTAAAAAACAGAATGATAAGAAGACGAAATAAAGTATtacgattatttgaacattattactgattttatttttactttgaagTCAAACCAATACATTGAACTCAAACGTTTTACTTAAGGCATGTTACACACACTTCACAGAGACAGAGTGCAGTACAGTGAAGTTTTGGCGCGCAGCTCAGTCACCAGTGCCTTGCCAatcacacatattattatttagtctatTTCATTGTCAATCAACAtttaacacaatttttgacttcacagctttgttgggaccagttagggggtggaaatatcaaaagtcccatCCCTACCCCTAGTGCTATAGGGATGAGAATGGTTTAATAGtttcattttttaatgttttgcttacacgcttaTATCTTAAGTTGATAAACTatacaaaaatgaagcttgatggTTTCTCTACTATTTTTGTTCAGTGCAGTTTTGTAATATTCCTAACAGTTTTCGAGATGTAcgctcttgaaagtgtaaaGTTGTTTAAATAACAACGTTTCATCCAAATTTTTACTTTTTCGGGTCTTATAATTCTCCaaaaatgcatcataaaaatggATACTTGTCGTATATTTGTGGATCATtgatttctcttcaattttatgtatcaTTTAACTATTTCATGTTATTATCAATAACAATGATTTGAGATGATGGCACACTGTCAAAAGAGAGAAGAACATTTCGAGcatcttttgaaatgaaatgtgaATAGCAGTaaacaaattactaaataaataaccagtttTTTCTATGCATtttgttattcattcaaaaagtgTTGTTTTAAGTTTCATAACTTCATTAATGATTTCTTAAAAAACTAAAACTCCAATCAGGCGCCATTTTcaatacaagtatcatagaacatttttattgataccatctttcttgttttaagaAGGCCTTTAAACTGATTGAACATCACAAAAgatgtttacatttgaaatatttgagtaaCAACCCCTAAGTTCATGCCTTATGAGgtgttgaaattcagttgtacccACATCAAAAGGTAATGTATTCGAACAATAACTTATCATGGAAGTCACAGTATTATATCCACAACaatctccaacttattgaatgGTTCCAATTAACTCTGTAAAACAGTATCTCAGTTTGTTCAAACTAACTGTGAAGgtacaattttttattgaaattattttttcctgagTGCCAGGGGGGAGGGCCACGGCCCCCCTGCCACCGAGTATGGGCGCCCAttgatggaataaataaatattgaatgagcCAAGTATgataaaagcaaaaagtgaggAAGATGTAAATGTATATAACATCATAATAATTGTAGATGGAGGTATAGTAGTACTACACTGCAACTCAAAAATGGATACCGTACTCAAGAAATATTACAACTACTGTATCTGTTCttaaaggccattccacacagcacgtggtgTGCTTGGCTGGACGCACTgctagctacttttcaaaacatcgcttcccagctaatcaaatcaagcaattcacatagcagccacggccacgcggcaacgcttgctatactagccaTGCGTGTctaccgttcgctctctgagcgatcttttcaaacgtgtccggccacgttttTGTCCGAGCATGCGCAAacgtatactatcattgtcagcctcaaggtcgcgcattaaatgatggaattcgccataggtcttcatttttttattgatttgatgtacccactggtcccgtgctgtcaccgaatacaataaaaccagctcattatcactactactgctgctgctggagtcatcaaaccaaggtaagccacaagaaaatccagattcacaccacgggaccgtcagagttgacatcttcctgcatactgacgggaaacgtggccggtatagcatcgcaacagtcgtggcggtgtgaattggcatgtggctagcgtagccggcgtggcgtgcgtccagccacgcacgctagctatttttcaaaacatcgcttcccagctaatcaaatgaagcaattcacatagcagccacggccacgcggcaacgattgctatactagccacgcgtggctaccgtttgctctctgagcgatcttttcaaacgtATTCGTccacgttttggtccgagcatgcgcagaacgtatactagacCACGTGGAAACAGACAGTTCACTTAGAACGGCGGTCCAACACACATGCTTATCTGTTGTATCTACTGGTTTTGTTGTGTTTGTAGTGGTTTTTATTTAAAAGTGGCTCTTCTTTTCTGAGTTTGATATGGAGCAGCTTATTGAAGAGGTCTGTACTTGTCCAGTGATTTGGGACTCCACATCAGAGTTGTACAGAGACAACACATTAAAGGATAAAGAATGGGATGAAATCGCTGAAGTTTTATTAAAAGACAAGCACACTGATTCATCCCGTCTTGAAActggatatttatttaattccatTGACCAAACCGTGTggcaaaatatttgaaattaaaacaaaaatttattttgctgcTCTTTCACTTTTCATTTCTAATTAAGTTGGATAATTTTTTACCTCAAACAAATTGCTAGTCACTCTCTgctactaattttttttttattttacaatttatttccagaaagtacattttacaatatattcccTGAAAATTACTCCCTCTAATATGGAACAAGTCCATGTTTAGAGGAGGAGTCATTACAACAATAGACACAatacaagaaagaaaaatttgACTTTCTACTGCTGTAGTTTACAAGCATAAGC
Above is a window of Nilaparvata lugens isolate BPH chromosome 4, ASM1435652v1, whole genome shotgun sequence DNA encoding:
- the LOC120351179 gene encoding integumentary mucin C.1-like isoform X2, coding for MVATSMYQAALYLVLVLSASALDPKYRTQEFLTSREHRLDTSNICHMQQCLLTSGIPALHGNQSAIDQMYIDIRDWYMNMAGERAVVGSLCKRVHCVYNLHTCLHPTFTLLDFLEVVVVRSVEVCAPYCEEQASIVITTPVSTATATTTLAAIITTTQAITTTPASTTTPASTTPTSTAATTTPTTVPDPVTTSACSGASRHA
- the LOC120351179 gene encoding integumentary mucin C.1-like isoform X1, producing the protein MIQHESFHVSAINHHSLIMVATSMYQAALYLVLVLSASALDPKYRTQEFLTSREHRLDTSNICHMQQCLLTSGIPALHGNQSAIDQMYIDIRDWYMNMAGERAVVGSLCKRVHCVYNLHTCLHPTFTLLDFLEVVVVRSVEVCAPYCEEQASIVITTPVSTATATTTLAAIITTTQAITTTPASTTTPASTTPTSTAATTTPTTVPDPVTTSACSGASRHA